The Aethina tumida isolate Nest 87 chromosome 6, icAetTumi1.1, whole genome shotgun sequence genome has a segment encoding these proteins:
- the LOC109608039 gene encoding alpha-tocopherol transfer protein-like has protein sequence MALANVEDEYKKDPNLKREDVRSLLEWVEHQPHLPKITELQAILFLHSCYYSNEQAKTTVDNYFTVRTICSDIFSNRSPNNPSVTETQDVCLVRPLPKLTPEGYTVIFSKLLNTDPDKYNFSNQIRNWDMSAIRNLNIKGTSNGLIMVADLKGIAFGHVTKLNIITMKKFMYYLQEAMPIRIKGLHFINIVPFMDKILALMKPFMKKELMSMLFLHNDMEEFYKYVPKDMLPKDYGGSCVSIKDLQEQDKKLLREYESFHKMEDAQMVNEKLRPGRPKQASDFFGVEGTFKKLEVD, from the exons ATGGCGTTAGCTAATGTGGAGGACGAGTACAAGAAGGACCCCAACCTGAAGAGGGAGGACGTGAGGAGTCTGTTGGAGTGGGTGGAGCACCAGCCTCATCTACCCAAAATCACTG agTTACAAGCTATTTTGTTCTTGCACAGCTGCTATTACAGCAATGAACAAGCCAAAACCACCgttgataattatttcactGTGAGGACTATTTGCTCAGACATTTTCTCCAACAGATCACCCAATAATCCTTCGGTGACAGAAACGCAGGACGTCTG CTTAGTGAGACCACTTCCGAAGCTGACACCTGAGGGCTACACCGTGATCTTTTCGAAGCTACTAAACACCGACCCAGACAAGTACAACTTCTCCAACCAGATCAGGAACTGGGACATGTCCGCCATAAGGAACTTGAACATCAAAGGCACCTCCAACGGTTTGATCATGGTTGCTGACTTGAAAGGGATCGCCTTCGGCCACGTCACCAAGCTCAACATCATCACCATGAAGAAGTTCATGTACTACCTACAA GAAGCCATGCCCATCAGGATCAAGGGCCTCCACTTCATCAACATCGTCCCCTTCATGGACAAAATTCTGGCCCTGATGAAACCCTTCATGAAAAAGGAGTTGATGAGCATG CTGTTCCTTCACAATGACATGGAGGAGTTCTACAAGTACGTGCCCAAGGACATGCTACCAAAGGACTATGGGGGCTCCTGCGTCTCAATCAAAGACCTCCAAG agCAAGACAAGAAGCTGCTTCGGGAGTACGAAAGCTTCCACAAAATGGAAGACGCCCAAATGGTCAACGA